CTATCAACCAACCTGTTTTCAATTCTCTGAATGTTGTGTTTTCTATCAGACTTCTCAACTTGTATTTTTTAATCACAGAGATTGGTTTGTCCACTCTTAAAGTAGTTAAAAATACTTTCTCATATCCCGGTGGATATTCTTTTTCATCCCATTTTGTAACCATTACTGCATTTATTGGATTGGCTACAAAATTTTTATTGTGTCTATCTTTCCTGTTATGTTTTTCGTCGCCGTATTGATCATAACTGGTTAACCCTTTTATACCGACTGCAGATATTTCTCGTGTCACCTCTCGCCAGAGTCCGTCTGCGATTTTATTTCTGAAGCACCTTGCATCGTTTGTTATATCCATTGTTGTTGTCGCTGGTATTACAAAGTCAATTCTGAAATTATGTTTTATTTTCCATAAAGTTAATCCGTCAATAAAACCTCTGTCCAACAGTAAAACTTTTATTTTCTTGCCGATGTTTTTTTCCGCTTGTTTCATCAATTTTAATGTGTAATTTTTTTCACTCTCTTGTAGCTTCGCGAATTTCGCTGACACAACTATTCCAGTTCTTGCTCCTCGTATTACTAATAACTTGAATCCATATCTCGTTTTTAATGTTTTTATTATCTCGCCTGTTTTTTTGTCCAAATGTTCTTCTTCCTGCGTTTTTCTACCACAGCCCTTACATTTTTTGGTGGT
Above is a genomic segment from Elusimicrobiota bacterium containing:
- a CDS encoding transposase; protein product: MSQKDLKELARRKAQGEKALQETREKNRQYLAWQHLTRNQKEVAKRILQGKYEFLKDAGWGFLDKFIIFLKTIGFLEVLNVAGVGYIRRMITVSKLLLTYQMKILLGISSMNQVPDMLFKDTGLLMLLGFTARQIKNGFCKRGKKRNGLMHKDTLSDALEKFGAKETEMILNESVKILNEGKFIDDEIYICDPTDIETTKKCKGCGRKTQEEEHLDKKTGEIIKTLKTRYGFKLLVIRGARTGIVVSAKFAKLQESEKNYTLKLMKQAEKNIGKKIKVLLLDRGFIDGLTLWKIKHNFRIDFVIPATTTMDITNDARCFRNKIADGLWREVTREISAVGIKGLTSYDQYGDEKHNRKDRHNKNFVANPINAVMVTKWDEKEYPPGYEKVFLTTLRVDKPISVIKKYKLRSLIENTTFRELKTGWLI